A single genomic interval of Lactococcus sp. S-13 harbors:
- a CDS encoding NAD(P)H-binding protein, with product MKYLVTGATGGYGTYALGFLKELVPISDIAVLARTEEKAAPLKAAGYDVRLADYSDLTALEQAFTGIDRLLFVSGAPGNRQVEHQNVVDAAKSAGISYIAYTSFPQAERATSDLAADHIYTEKAIEKSGIAHTFLRNNWYFENEMPIIAAALSTGKFVYNAPTGKVGWALKREYAEVGAKALAGADFPEILELSGKRLTYAELAQVLKSVSDKDFEVIVADDKTFVSHLVETGLPDFVGELFLGFQKDIEAKDLDVESKDFEKALGHSLTDTKEALKELLV from the coding sequence ATGAAATATTTAGTAACAGGTGCGACAGGTGGATACGGTACTTATGCCCTCGGATTTTTGAAAGAATTGGTTCCAATTTCTGATATTGCGGTTTTGGCTCGTACAGAAGAAAAAGCAGCTCCACTCAAAGCGGCAGGCTACGATGTACGTTTGGCAGATTATTCAGATCTAACTGCTTTAGAACAAGCCTTCACAGGAATTGACCGTTTGCTTTTTGTTTCAGGAGCGCCGGGAAATCGTCAAGTTGAGCACCAAAATGTGGTTGATGCAGCCAAAAGTGCTGGCATTTCTTATATTGCTTATACAAGTTTTCCTCAAGCAGAAAGGGCAACAAGTGACTTAGCTGCTGACCACATCTATACTGAAAAGGCGATTGAAAAATCAGGAATTGCTCACACATTTTTACGTAATAACTGGTACTTTGAAAATGAAATGCCAATTATTGCAGCCGCACTTTCAACTGGGAAATTTGTTTACAATGCACCAACAGGTAAAGTGGGTTGGGCTTTGAAACGTGAATACGCAGAAGTTGGGGCAAAAGCACTTGCTGGAGCAGATTTTCCAGAAATTTTGGAGCTTTCAGGAAAAAGATTGACTTACGCAGAACTTGCTCAAGTCCTCAAATCAGTTTCTGATAAGGATTTTGAAGTGATTGTAGCTGATGACAAAACTTTTGTCAGTCATTTAGTTGAAACTGGACTTCCAGATTTTGTAGGGGAACTTTTCCTTGGCTTCCAAAAAGATATTGAAGCAAAAGATTTGGATGTGGAATCTAAAGATTTTGAAAAAGCCTTGGGACATTCACTGACGGATACAAAAGAAGCTTTGAAAGAACTTTTGGTCTAA
- a CDS encoding winged helix-turn-helix transcriptional regulator: protein MKKISELPDCPVETALVLMGDRWKMLIVRDLLERTMRFGELQRSVGHISQKVLTQHLRALEESGLVHREVYAEVPPRVEYSLTELGRTLKPIHDTMAAWGNLYKKEISKA from the coding sequence ATGAAAAAAATTTCTGAACTTCCAGATTGTCCTGTTGAAACAGCACTTGTTTTGATGGGCGACCGTTGGAAAATGCTCATAGTCCGTGACTTATTAGAGCGAACCATGCGCTTTGGCGAACTTCAACGTTCAGTTGGACATATTTCCCAAAAAGTTTTGACCCAACATTTACGTGCCCTCGAAGAAAGCGGGCTGGTTCATCGTGAAGTATATGCAGAAGTGCCCCCTCGTGTTGAATATTCCCTGACAGAGCTTGGAAGAACCCTCAAACCCATCCATGATACGATGGCAGCTTGGGGAAATCTTTATAAAAAAGAAATCAGCAAAGCTTAA
- a CDS encoding valine--tRNA ligase, whose protein sequence is MTNELSTKFNPTEVEAGRYEKWLEADVFKPSGNPDAEPYSIVIPPPNVTGKLHLGHAWDTTLQDIIIRQKRMQGFDTLWLPGMDHAGIATQAKVAARLAEDGILPQDLGREKFLDKVWEWKDEYATTIKEQWGKMGISVDYSRERFTLDEGLNKAVRKVFVSLYKKGWIYRGEKLINWDPKAMTALSDIEVIHKEIDGAFYHITYQIEGSDEFVEIATTRPETFLGDTAVIVNEKDERYKHLVGKNVILPIINRVIPILTDDHADMEKGTGVVKITPAHDPNDFEVAMRHDLPMINMMNNDGTINENGGKYEGLDRFEARKQIVADLKELGQLVDIKPVRHEVGHSERTGVVVEPRLSTQWFVKMDELAKNAIANQATEDAVEFYPPRFNDTFMQWMENVHDWVISRQLWWGHQIPAWYNEAGEMYVGEEAPEGEGWTQDADVLDTWFSSALWPFSTMGWPDENSADFKRYFPTSTLVTGYDIIFFWVSRMIFQSLEFTGKAPFHNVLIHGLIRDEEGRKMSKSLGNGIDPMDVIEKYGADALRWFLSNGSAPGQDVRFSYDKMDAAWNFINKIWNVSRYILMNAEDVSADAVSSALTKVANQTAGNVTDRWILTRLNDTVERVTEQMDKFEFGVAGHILYNFIWDEFANWYLELTKEVMFGEDEAEKDITRAVLLHVLDQVLRLLHPIMPFFTEEIFEKLPNTSGSIVVAEYPKVRPEFNDDKASEGVAMLIELITAVRNIRAEVNTPLSKQVPIFIKSEQAEFLNSVAPYIARFANPSELVIAEEVVLDEQAMTAVITGAELFLPLKGLINIEEEIARLEKELAKWQKELDLVNKKLGNERFVANAKAEVVQKEKDKLADYQEKFDTVNARIAELKEN, encoded by the coding sequence ATGACAAACGAATTATCAACAAAATTCAACCCCACCGAAGTTGAAGCAGGACGCTACGAAAAATGGCTTGAAGCTGATGTTTTCAAACCTTCTGGAAATCCCGATGCAGAGCCTTATAGCATCGTTATTCCACCACCAAATGTGACAGGAAAACTCCACTTGGGTCATGCTTGGGATACAACTTTGCAAGACATCATCATCCGTCAAAAACGGATGCAAGGTTTTGATACGCTTTGGTTGCCAGGAATGGACCATGCGGGGATTGCCACTCAAGCAAAAGTTGCTGCCCGCCTTGCTGAAGATGGTATTTTACCACAAGACCTTGGACGTGAAAAATTCCTTGATAAAGTTTGGGAGTGGAAAGATGAATATGCCACAACAATCAAGGAACAATGGGGTAAAATGGGGATTTCAGTGGATTATTCTCGTGAACGTTTTACTCTCGATGAAGGGCTTAATAAAGCTGTTCGTAAGGTTTTTGTGTCCCTTTACAAAAAGGGCTGGATTTACCGTGGTGAAAAACTCATCAACTGGGATCCAAAAGCGATGACTGCTTTGTCAGACATTGAAGTCATTCACAAAGAAATTGATGGGGCTTTTTACCACATCACTTACCAAATTGAAGGAAGTGATGAGTTTGTTGAAATCGCCACAACACGTCCAGAAACTTTCCTTGGTGATACAGCTGTTATCGTCAATGAAAAAGATGAACGCTATAAACATTTAGTGGGCAAAAATGTTATCCTCCCAATCATTAATCGGGTCATTCCGATTTTGACAGACGACCATGCTGATATGGAAAAAGGAACTGGGGTTGTAAAAATTACACCTGCTCATGATCCTAATGACTTTGAAGTTGCGATGCGTCATGATTTGCCAATGATTAACATGATGAACAATGACGGAACCATCAATGAAAATGGTGGAAAATATGAAGGACTTGACCGTTTTGAAGCCCGCAAACAAATTGTTGCTGACCTCAAGGAATTGGGGCAGTTGGTTGATATAAAACCAGTCCGCCATGAAGTTGGGCACTCAGAGCGAACAGGAGTGGTTGTTGAACCACGTTTATCAACACAATGGTTCGTCAAAATGGACGAATTAGCTAAAAATGCAATTGCTAATCAAGCAACAGAAGATGCCGTAGAATTTTATCCGCCACGTTTCAATGATACGTTCATGCAATGGATGGAAAATGTTCATGATTGGGTTATTTCACGTCAACTTTGGTGGGGACATCAAATTCCAGCTTGGTATAACGAAGCGGGTGAAATGTATGTTGGTGAAGAAGCACCTGAGGGAGAAGGTTGGACACAAGATGCTGATGTACTTGATACTTGGTTTAGTTCAGCTTTGTGGCCATTTTCAACAATGGGTTGGCCAGATGAAAACTCAGCAGACTTCAAACGTTATTTCCCAACAAGTACCCTTGTCACAGGTTATGATATTATCTTCTTCTGGGTTTCACGCATGATTTTCCAATCTTTAGAATTCACTGGCAAAGCACCATTTCACAATGTTTTGATTCATGGTTTGATACGTGACGAAGAAGGACGTAAAATGTCTAAATCACTCGGTAACGGAATTGACCCAATGGATGTGATTGAAAAATACGGTGCTGATGCACTCCGTTGGTTCCTATCAAATGGTTCTGCACCAGGACAAGATGTACGTTTTTCTTATGATAAAATGGATGCCGCTTGGAATTTCATCAATAAAATTTGGAATGTTTCACGTTATATTTTGATGAATGCAGAAGATGTCAGCGCTGATGCTGTTTCTTCGGCTTTGACAAAAGTTGCAAATCAAACTGCTGGTAATGTCACTGACCGTTGGATTTTGACACGTTTGAATGATACGGTTGAGCGCGTGACTGAACAAATGGATAAATTTGAATTTGGTGTCGCTGGTCATATCCTTTACAATTTCATTTGGGATGAGTTTGCAAACTGGTATTTGGAATTAACCAAAGAAGTCATGTTTGGTGAGGATGAAGCTGAAAAAGACATTACACGTGCAGTATTGCTCCATGTTTTAGATCAAGTTTTACGTCTATTACACCCAATTATGCCTTTCTTCACTGAAGAAATCTTTGAAAAATTACCAAACACTTCTGGTTCAATTGTTGTTGCCGAATATCCAAAAGTACGTCCAGAATTTAATGATGACAAAGCAAGCGAAGGGGTGGCGATGTTAATCGAATTAATTACAGCCGTTCGTAATATTCGTGCTGAGGTTAATACTCCATTGTCTAAACAAGTGCCAATCTTCATCAAATCTGAACAAGCGGAATTCTTGAACTCTGTGGCGCCTTATATCGCACGCTTTGCCAACCCGTCAGAGCTTGTCATTGCAGAAGAAGTCGTGCTTGATGAGCAAGCGATGACTGCTGTTATCACAGGGGCTGAGCTCTTCTTACCACTCAAAGGTCTGATTAACATCGAAGAAGAAATTGCTCGACTTGAAAAAGAACTTGCTAAATGGCAAAAAGAGTTAGATTTAGTGAATAAAAAATTGGGTAATGAACGTTTTGTTGCGAATGCTAAAGCAGAAGTTGTCCAAAAAGAAAAAGATAAATTAGCCGATTATCAAGAAAAATTCGATACGGTGAACGCTCGTATTGCAGAATTGAAAGAAAACTAA
- a CDS encoding YkgJ family cysteine cluster protein, with product MDIERYKNLAQQKQKVHKKFLANLAKKPPKQLDKITKEVHEEVFSEIDCTKCANCCKILGPLWTEADIERVAKFMRLKVSDFEAKYLRTDEDGDKVFQTMPCPFLGSDNLCSIYEVRPKACREFPHTDRKKIYQINKLTIKNTLYCPAAYEFVEKMQKRLD from the coding sequence ATGGATATTGAACGTTATAAAAATCTTGCTCAACAAAAGCAAAAAGTACACAAAAAATTTCTAGCAAATTTAGCGAAAAAACCACCAAAACAACTGGATAAAATCACTAAAGAAGTCCATGAAGAGGTTTTTTCTGAGATTGACTGCACCAAATGTGCGAATTGTTGTAAAATTTTAGGCCCCTTGTGGACGGAAGCAGATATTGAGCGTGTCGCAAAATTTATGCGTCTGAAAGTTAGTGACTTTGAAGCCAAATATTTACGCACTGACGAAGATGGTGATAAAGTTTTTCAGACCATGCCTTGTCCTTTTTTGGGAAGTGATAATCTGTGTAGCATTTATGAAGTTCGTCCGAAAGCTTGCCGTGAATTTCCGCATACTGACCGTAAAAAGATTTATCAAATCAACAAGTTGACCATCAAAAACACGCTTTATTGCCCTGCTGCTTATGAATTTGTTGAGAAAATGCAGAAACGTTTGGACTGA
- a CDS encoding MDR family MFS transporter: MKEFWNLDKNLQLRLGIVFLGAFSYGTVFSSMTIYYNLHLGSGITGILLALSAVATFIAGLLAGYFADRKGRKPVMVMGTMIQLLGSLVAIGSNLPHHVNPWTTFIAFLLISFGYNFVITAGNAMIIDASSAHNRKVVFMLDYWAQNLSVILGAALGAWLFKPAFEALLVILLLTVLVSFGLTTFVMTETFTPSLDEDTPKENIFQAYKTVVRDKTYMIFMAANIGTTFIIMQFDNFLPVHLSNSFQTVTFFGLEIYGQRMLTIYLILACVLVVVLMTSLNHLTRNWSHRKGFIWGSVFMALGMIFSFLTTTFTPIFIAGVVYTLGEIVYTPSVQTLGADLMDPEKIGSYNGMGAIRTPIASILAGLLVSISPIIKATGVSAVLALVEIMAIVLVSIAVARHKKEGLRI, translated from the coding sequence ATGAAAGAATTTTGGAACTTAGATAAAAATTTACAACTTCGTTTAGGAATTGTATTTTTAGGTGCCTTTTCTTACGGCACCGTTTTTTCTTCAATGACCATTTATTATAATCTCCATTTAGGAAGTGGAATAACGGGAATTTTATTGGCCCTATCGGCGGTGGCTACCTTTATTGCGGGGCTTTTGGCTGGTTACTTTGCCGATCGAAAGGGACGTAAACCGGTGATGGTGATGGGAACAATGATTCAACTCTTGGGGAGTTTAGTTGCTATTGGCTCGAATTTACCACACCATGTCAATCCTTGGACGACTTTTATTGCCTTTTTGCTGATTAGTTTTGGTTATAATTTTGTGATTACAGCTGGAAATGCCATGATTATTGATGCTTCATCAGCTCATAACCGAAAAGTGGTTTTCATGTTGGATTATTGGGCTCAAAACCTCTCCGTTATTTTAGGGGCAGCTTTAGGAGCATGGTTGTTCAAACCCGCTTTTGAGGCCCTTTTGGTGATTTTGCTCCTGACAGTCTTAGTTTCCTTTGGGTTGACGACTTTTGTGATGACCGAAACCTTCACGCCTTCTTTAGACGAAGATACTCCGAAAGAAAATATTTTTCAAGCTTATAAGACGGTTGTCCGAGATAAGACTTATATGATTTTTATGGCGGCAAATATTGGAACGACCTTTATTATCATGCAGTTTGACAATTTTTTGCCGGTGCATCTGTCCAATAGTTTTCAGACGGTGACTTTTTTTGGGCTTGAGATTTATGGGCAGCGGATGTTGACGATTTACCTGATTTTAGCTTGTGTTTTGGTCGTGGTTTTGATGACTAGCTTGAATCATTTGACGCGTAATTGGTCACACCGCAAGGGATTTATTTGGGGGAGTGTGTTTATGGCCTTGGGGATGATTTTCTCCTTTTTGACGACAACTTTCACTCCTATTTTTATTGCTGGGGTTGTTTACACCTTGGGGGAAATTGTTTATACACCAAGTGTTCAGACTTTGGGTGCAGATTTAATGGATCCAGAGAAAATTGGTTCTTATAATGGGATGGGAGCAATCAGGACACCCATTGCATCAATTTTGGCGGGACTTTTGGTTTCGATTTCGCCAATCATCAAAGCAACAGGCGTTTCAGCAGTTCTTG
- a CDS encoding Rgg/GadR/MutR family transcriptional regulator: MTSKVSHPNYFGEVYRLFRKSKNFTQKEAAGNDISPNELSNFENGKAMLGADKFFQILQNINVNSFEFQYTYNSYLEARDLLLFDVEVTDAYRHNNISKLKSILKKLTQLSSQNPQKKKYLLDRINVQAVLSILSPDFPMPLADRRYIQNYLLQIDEWGLYDIILLGRCASIFDLKTLYEMVNQMISPTQMSTKIHYIQREMIRTVLNVLSIFIENDQYHLANQLVNYLDENKIHEYHLFEKLTFIYDKATLDYKKGNKNALSTMKQCLEILEFCECFSTANAVADEINQIKSHN, translated from the coding sequence ATGACTTCAAAAGTTTCCCACCCTAATTATTTCGGAGAAGTCTATCGACTTTTTCGTAAATCTAAAAATTTTACTCAAAAAGAAGCTGCGGGAAACGATATTTCTCCTAATGAGCTATCAAATTTTGAAAATGGCAAAGCAATGTTAGGTGCAGATAAATTTTTTCAAATTTTGCAGAATATCAATGTTAATTCTTTTGAATTTCAATACACCTACAACAGCTATTTAGAGGCCAGAGATTTGCTCCTCTTTGATGTCGAAGTTACTGATGCTTATCGACACAATAATATCTCTAAATTAAAATCAATATTAAAAAAACTGACTCAGCTCAGTTCACAAAATCCTCAAAAGAAAAAATATTTATTAGATAGAATCAATGTGCAAGCTGTTTTATCCATACTCTCCCCAGATTTTCCTATGCCACTAGCAGATAGGCGCTATATCCAAAATTATCTGCTTCAAATTGATGAGTGGGGACTTTATGATATTATTTTGCTAGGGCGTTGCGCTTCAATTTTTGACCTGAAAACACTCTACGAAATGGTAAATCAGATGATTAGTCCTACGCAGATGAGTACAAAAATTCATTACATTCAACGAGAGATGATTCGCACCGTTCTCAACGTTCTCAGTATCTTTATTGAAAATGACCAGTATCATCTTGCTAATCAACTGGTTAATTATCTTGACGAAAATAAGATTCATGAATATCACTTGTTTGAAAAATTGACTTTCATTTATGACAAAGCAACTCTTGATTATAAAAAAGGCAATAAAAATGCACTGTCCACGATGAAGCAGTGCTTAGAAATCCTAGAGTTTTGTGAATGTTTTAGTACAGCGAATGCTGTAGCTGACGAAATCAATCAAATAAAGTCGCATAATTGA
- a CDS encoding glucose-6-phosphate isomerase: MAHIKFDYSKLAPFVAENELDEIQWQIDGAAKLLHEGKGAGSDYIGWIDLPEDYDKEEFARIQKAAKKIQSDSEVLVVIGIGGSYLGARAAIDFLNNSFVNLQTADERKAPQILYAGNSISSSYLADLVDYVADKDFSVNVISKSGTTTEPAIAFRVFEEMLVKKYGREEANKRIYATTDKEKGAVKVNADANNWETFVVPDSVGGRFSVLTAVGLLPIAASGADITALMEGANAARKEYTSTDVRENDAYAYAALRNILYRKGKFSEILINYEPSLQYFSEWWKQLAGESEGKDQKGIYPTSANFSTDLHSLGQWIQEGTRTVFETAIRIEKPRKNINIPELEADLDGLGYLQGKDVDFVNKKAADGVLLAHTDGNVPNMIVTLPEQDEFTLGYAIYFFELAIGVSGYLNGINPFNQPGVEAYKKNMFALLGKPGFEELSKELNDRL, translated from the coding sequence ATGGCTCACATTAAATTTGACTACTCAAAACTCGCTCCATTTGTAGCTGAAAATGAATTGGATGAAATCCAATGGCAAATCGACGGAGCAGCAAAATTGCTTCACGAAGGAAAAGGCGCTGGTAGCGACTATATTGGTTGGATTGATTTGCCAGAAGACTACGACAAAGAAGAATTTGCTCGTATTCAAAAAGCAGCTAAAAAAATTCAATCTGATTCAGAAGTGCTTGTTGTTATCGGTATCGGTGGTTCATACCTCGGTGCGCGTGCGGCAATTGACTTCTTGAACAACAGCTTCGTAAACTTGCAAACTGCTGACGAACGTAAAGCACCACAAATCCTTTACGCTGGAAACTCAATTTCATCATCATACTTGGCTGACCTTGTAGATTACGTTGCTGATAAAGATTTCTCTGTCAATGTCATCTCTAAATCAGGTACAACTACAGAACCAGCAATTGCTTTCCGTGTCTTCGAAGAAATGCTCGTTAAAAAATACGGTCGTGAAGAAGCAAACAAACGTATTTACGCAACTACTGACAAAGAAAAAGGTGCTGTAAAAGTTAATGCTGACGCAAACAACTGGGAAACTTTCGTTGTTCCAGATTCAGTTGGTGGACGCTTCTCTGTATTGACAGCTGTTGGACTTTTGCCAATCGCCGCTTCAGGTGCTGATATCACTGCTTTGATGGAAGGTGCTAACGCTGCGCGTAAAGAATACACTTCTACAGACGTTCGTGAAAACGACGCTTACGCCTACGCTGCCCTCCGCAACATCCTTTACCGTAAAGGTAAATTCTCAGAAATCTTGATCAATTACGAACCAAGCCTTCAATATTTCTCAGAATGGTGGAAACAATTAGCTGGTGAATCAGAAGGGAAAGACCAAAAAGGAATTTACCCAACTTCAGCTAACTTCTCAACAGACCTCCACTCATTAGGTCAATGGATTCAAGAAGGAACACGTACTGTTTTTGAAACAGCAATCCGTATTGAAAAACCACGTAAAAACATCAACATTCCTGAACTTGAAGCTGACCTTGATGGACTTGGCTACTTGCAAGGTAAAGATGTGGACTTCGTTAACAAAAAAGCTGCTGACGGCGTGCTTCTTGCTCACACTGACGGAAATGTGCCAAACATGATCGTGACATTGCCTGAACAAGACGAATTCACACTTGGCTATGCGATTTACTTCTTTGAACTTGCTATCGGTGTTTCTGGTTACTTGAACGGTATCAACCCATTCAACCAACCAGGTGTTGAAGCTTACAAGAAAAATATGTTCGCGCTTCTTGGTAAACCAGGATTTGAAGAACTCAGCAAAGAATTGAACGACCGCCTTTAA